In Paraburkholderia aromaticivorans, a single window of DNA contains:
- a CDS encoding IclR family transcriptional regulator: protein MSLQTRNIVRFVPSSKGSDPDPDPAVVEDDSGKTVRREGGGHAMVMPLARSLSILSAFTPASPWLGNQEIVFETGIPAATVSRMLRSLVAVGYLHYSSERRKYRLTAAVLSLGYAAIAHSTVQRAARLEMQSFANANEAFIVLATRDRLDVVVLETCASKPAALDLKLYAGTRLRIASSPMGWALLAALPELERFYLLGNIERKMGRDWPYLRRNISEGISQVHNGGYCTSLGEWEPELAIVAAPLVVPDHAPLVLACIGRGARMGRARVERELGPRLVATARSLQEQALFAN, encoded by the coding sequence ATGTCCTTGCAGACGCGCAACATTGTTCGGTTTGTTCCGTCATCCAAAGGTTCGGACCCGGACCCGGACCCGGCCGTGGTCGAAGACGATAGCGGGAAAACCGTCAGGCGTGAAGGCGGCGGCCATGCGATGGTCATGCCGCTTGCCCGAAGCCTCTCGATTCTGTCCGCGTTTACACCGGCATCCCCTTGGCTCGGCAATCAGGAGATCGTCTTCGAGACGGGAATTCCTGCAGCCACTGTGTCGAGAATGCTGCGCTCGCTAGTGGCGGTGGGCTATCTGCATTACTCGTCGGAACGACGCAAATACCGCCTGACTGCCGCAGTGCTCTCGCTCGGCTACGCTGCGATTGCGCACTCCACCGTCCAGCGCGCGGCTCGCCTCGAAATGCAGTCGTTTGCCAATGCGAACGAGGCGTTTATCGTGCTGGCCACACGGGATCGCCTGGACGTGGTCGTGCTTGAGACGTGCGCGAGCAAGCCGGCCGCACTGGATCTCAAGCTGTATGCGGGCACGCGGCTGCGCATCGCGTCCTCTCCGATGGGCTGGGCCTTGCTAGCTGCGTTGCCGGAGCTTGAACGGTTCTATCTGCTGGGCAACATCGAACGGAAAATGGGCCGCGATTGGCCGTATCTGCGCCGTAATATTAGCGAAGGTATTTCGCAGGTGCATAACGGCGGCTATTGCACGTCGCTTGGCGAATGGGAACCCGAACTCGCCATTGTTGCCGCGCCGCTTGTGGTTCCGGATCACGCGCCGCTCGTGCTGGCGTGCATCGGGCGAGGCGCGCGCATGGGGCGTGCGAGAGTCGAGCGCGAACTGGGTCCCCGGCTCGTTGCAACGGCTCGGTCTTTGCAGGAACAGGCGCTTTTTGCAAACTGA
- a CDS encoding CaiB/BaiF CoA transferase family protein, protein MSGLKTRGRKLGPLAGVRIVELAGIGPGPVAAMLLADLGATVIRVDRKEPSGLGLPRPVQFDVALRNRKSIRVDLKDPAGIALVLDLVGKADALIEGFRPGVTERLGLGPGICLERNPKLVYGRVTGWGQDGPLAQSAGHDINYISITGVLNAIGERGQAPAIPLNVIGDYAGGSLYLALGILAGVLETRTSGKGQVVDAAIVDGVASLMTVLVGLREAGMFSGERGANLVDSGAPFYQVYACADGKYLSIGPIEQKFYVQLLECLGLNPTDLGDQMDQRNWRENKAIFTSKFKERTRAEWLALFESSDACVAPVLDLKEAYEHPHIKARGTYINVAGVMQPAPAPRFSRTTLPTPVPPAELNRENGSAALGDWLSDSEIAELADAGTFS, encoded by the coding sequence ATGTCAGGCTTGAAAACGAGGGGACGTAAATTGGGACCGTTAGCAGGGGTACGTATTGTTGAATTGGCGGGGATCGGGCCGGGACCGGTCGCAGCCATGCTGCTCGCCGATCTCGGGGCGACCGTGATCCGTGTGGATCGCAAGGAGCCTTCCGGGCTAGGTTTGCCGCGCCCGGTTCAGTTCGACGTGGCGCTACGCAACCGCAAGTCGATCCGGGTCGACCTCAAGGATCCGGCGGGGATCGCGCTCGTGCTGGATCTCGTCGGCAAGGCGGATGCCTTGATCGAAGGCTTTCGCCCCGGCGTGACCGAACGTCTTGGACTAGGGCCGGGCATTTGCCTGGAGCGCAATCCGAAGCTGGTGTATGGGCGCGTGACGGGGTGGGGGCAGGACGGGCCGCTCGCGCAGTCTGCCGGGCATGATATCAACTACATTTCGATCACCGGCGTGCTGAATGCCATCGGCGAACGCGGCCAGGCGCCGGCGATCCCACTCAATGTGATCGGCGACTATGCGGGCGGGTCGCTCTATCTCGCACTCGGGATCCTCGCGGGCGTGCTTGAGACTCGCACGTCGGGCAAGGGGCAGGTGGTGGACGCCGCGATCGTCGACGGTGTGGCGTCGCTGATGACGGTTCTTGTCGGCTTGCGCGAAGCCGGCATGTTCAGTGGCGAGCGTGGCGCCAACCTGGTTGACTCCGGTGCGCCCTTTTACCAGGTCTACGCCTGCGCCGACGGCAAGTACCTGTCGATCGGGCCCATCGAGCAGAAGTTCTATGTACAGTTGCTCGAGTGTCTCGGCTTGAATCCAACGGACCTGGGCGATCAGATGGACCAGCGGAACTGGCGGGAGAACAAGGCGATCTTTACGTCGAAGTTCAAGGAAAGAACCCGGGCCGAGTGGCTGGCGCTGTTCGAGAGTTCGGATGCCTGTGTCGCGCCGGTGCTGGATCTGAAGGAGGCGTACGAGCATCCGCATATCAAAGCACGTGGGACCTATATCAACGTCGCGGGTGTCATGCAGCCGGCGCCCGCACCCCGATTTTCCCGCACGACGCTGCCTACTCCAGTGCCGCCTGCCGAACTGAATCGAGAGAATGGGTCCGCGGCACTTGGCGACTGGCTGTCGGATAGCGAAATTGCTGAACTAGCTGACGCGGGAACGTTTAGCTAA
- a CDS encoding CaiB/BaiF CoA transferase family protein — MSNQNSRPLDGIRVLDLTVALAGPYASMVLGGMGAEVIRVEAPGGGDIARTNPPFVGKDGINFGAKADDEVSLTILNRARNKKSITLDLKSERGREIFMKLAEQCDVLIENVSEGATARLGIDYAQVQRRNPKIVYASIKALGEPSAYPGLKGMDIIVQALSGVMEVTGFADGPPTRCGLPIADLVAPLYALNGILAALIQRGRTGEGQLVKVSMLDCLASWVAEEHFDVFAKAGYRTRTGNFQDRLVPFGVYQTKDGYVSIAALHPDWLRGLLDALDQPHLMDDPRFSSRGPRLKHAAELNAIIEAWTRQRTSDDVVHELLEKRSVPSARVRRPDEVLNDPFLHESGAVMNLEHPTLGPIGAIGMGLPIQFSKSTAQFDQPATELGSANEQIYGDLLAFSKRDIDELRAVGII; from the coding sequence ATGTCAAATCAGAATTCACGTCCGCTCGACGGCATCCGGGTCCTCGACCTGACGGTCGCCCTTGCGGGGCCGTACGCGTCGATGGTGCTGGGTGGCATGGGGGCTGAGGTCATTCGCGTGGAGGCGCCGGGAGGCGGCGATATCGCGCGCACCAATCCACCGTTCGTCGGCAAGGACGGTATCAATTTCGGCGCGAAGGCCGACGATGAAGTTTCGCTCACCATCCTGAACCGCGCGCGCAACAAGAAGAGTATTACCCTCGACCTGAAAAGCGAACGAGGCCGTGAGATCTTCATGAAGCTCGCGGAACAATGCGACGTGCTGATCGAAAACGTGAGCGAGGGGGCGACGGCGCGCCTCGGCATCGACTACGCGCAGGTTCAGCGCCGCAACCCCAAAATCGTCTACGCGTCCATCAAGGCGCTGGGCGAGCCGAGCGCCTATCCCGGTCTGAAGGGCATGGACATCATCGTGCAGGCCCTGAGTGGCGTCATGGAAGTCACCGGCTTCGCGGACGGCCCGCCCACGCGGTGCGGCCTGCCTATCGCGGATCTGGTGGCGCCGCTCTATGCGCTCAATGGAATCCTCGCGGCATTGATTCAACGTGGCCGGACGGGCGAGGGTCAGCTCGTGAAGGTTTCCATGCTCGATTGCCTCGCGTCGTGGGTCGCGGAGGAGCATTTCGATGTGTTTGCCAAGGCGGGTTACCGTACGCGAACGGGCAATTTCCAGGACCGTCTGGTCCCGTTTGGCGTCTATCAAACGAAGGACGGCTACGTGTCCATCGCGGCACTTCATCCAGACTGGCTGCGAGGGCTGCTCGACGCGCTGGATCAACCGCACCTGATGGACGACCCGCGTTTCAGCAGCCGTGGACCGAGACTCAAGCATGCCGCGGAATTGAACGCGATCATCGAAGCATGGACACGGCAGCGGACCTCGGACGATGTCGTGCACGAACTGCTGGAGAAGCGTTCCGTGCCGTCCGCACGCGTGCGTCGGCCCGACGAGGTGCTGAACGATCCGTTCCTGCATGAAAGCGGTGCGGTCATGAACCTGGAGCATCCAACGCTTGGGCCAATTGGCGCGATCGGCATGGGCTTGCCGATTCAGTTCTCGAAAAGTACAGCCCAGTTCGACCAGCCGGCGACCGAACTCGGTTCCGCGAACGAGCAGATCTACGGCGACTTGCTGGCTTTCTCGAAGCGCGACATCGACGAATTGCGTGCTGTGGGGATTATCTAG
- a CDS encoding acyl-CoA dehydrogenase family protein, which translates to MSESSVVSEAQEERESHLKDVREAARTLARRFDLAYWRTCDKEEKYPWEFVNAFAQAGWMGVMTPEEYGGMGLGLSEAAIMLNEIGASGAGMSGASAVHFYVFPPQPIMRHGSEELKRRCLPAMAKGEMLMAFGVTEPTSGVDTSRIRTKAERKGDRWVINGQKVWTTNAQNATKILLLARTSPRDEKRPLDGMTLFFADLDRKHCDVRVIDKLGRAAVDSNEVFIDGLEVADENVVGEVGRGFHYLLDGLNPERIVVGMEGIGIGRAALNLAVEYANSRVIFDRPIGKNQAVAHPLAENWIRLEAAELMALRAAALYDSHQSCGAEANAAKFLGADAGFQAADQAMQTHGGFAYAKEYHVERLWREVRLLRLAPISQEMVLNFVSNKVLGLPKSY; encoded by the coding sequence ATGAGTGAATCAAGTGTAGTGAGTGAGGCGCAAGAAGAGCGCGAGTCGCATTTGAAGGATGTACGGGAGGCCGCACGCACCCTTGCACGCCGTTTCGATCTGGCGTATTGGCGTACTTGCGACAAGGAAGAAAAGTATCCCTGGGAGTTCGTGAACGCGTTTGCGCAGGCTGGCTGGATGGGCGTCATGACGCCGGAGGAGTACGGCGGCATGGGTCTGGGGCTAAGTGAAGCCGCAATCATGCTGAACGAGATCGGTGCCTCGGGTGCGGGCATGAGTGGCGCGTCGGCCGTTCACTTTTACGTGTTCCCGCCGCAGCCGATCATGCGGCACGGTTCGGAGGAACTCAAGCGCAGATGTCTGCCGGCCATGGCGAAGGGCGAAATGCTGATGGCCTTCGGCGTGACGGAGCCGACTTCGGGTGTCGACACGTCCCGCATCCGCACGAAAGCGGAGCGCAAGGGCGACCGCTGGGTCATCAACGGCCAGAAAGTGTGGACGACAAACGCGCAGAACGCGACGAAAATTCTGTTGCTGGCGCGCACCTCGCCCCGCGACGAAAAGCGGCCGCTCGACGGCATGACGCTGTTCTTTGCCGATCTCGATCGCAAGCACTGCGACGTGCGCGTAATCGACAAACTGGGCCGTGCGGCGGTGGACTCCAACGAGGTGTTTATCGACGGTCTGGAAGTCGCTGACGAGAATGTGGTCGGCGAGGTCGGACGTGGGTTCCATTATCTGCTGGACGGCTTGAATCCGGAGCGGATCGTCGTGGGAATGGAAGGGATCGGTATTGGGCGCGCGGCCTTGAATCTGGCGGTTGAATACGCGAACTCGCGAGTGATTTTCGACCGTCCAATCGGCAAGAATCAGGCCGTCGCGCATCCGCTGGCGGAGAACTGGATCCGGCTGGAAGCGGCTGAACTGATGGCGCTTCGGGCAGCGGCACTCTACGACAGCCACCAGTCGTGCGGCGCCGAGGCGAATGCCGCGAAGTTCCTGGGCGCCGACGCCGGATTCCAGGCTGCCGACCAGGCCATGCAGACCCACGGCGGCTTCGCTTACGCCAAGGAATACCACGTCGAACGGCTCTGGCGTGAAGTTCGTCTGCTGCGCCTCGCGCCGATTTCGCAGGAGATGGTGCTCAACTTTGTTTCCAACAAGGTCCTCGGCCTGCCCAAGTCCTACTGA
- a CDS encoding MaoC family dehydratase, with product MAGLYFEDCKEGLVIDHAIRRTVTETDNVLFSAMTYNCAPLHIDAEYSKNSIYGQRLVNSMFLLALVAGVTVAETTLGTTLGNLGFKEITFPKPTFHGDTIRVRTEILNARLSKSRNDSGIVTFKHVALNQRDEIVCEAVRVGLMLVRPEQ from the coding sequence ATGGCTGGACTTTACTTCGAAGATTGCAAGGAAGGCCTTGTGATCGATCACGCAATTCGCCGAACCGTGACCGAGACCGACAACGTTCTGTTCTCGGCGATGACCTACAACTGCGCACCGCTGCACATCGACGCCGAATACAGCAAGAACTCCATCTACGGCCAGCGCCTCGTCAACAGCATGTTCCTGCTCGCGCTGGTGGCGGGCGTGACGGTAGCTGAGACGACGCTCGGCACGACGCTCGGCAACCTGGGGTTCAAGGAGATCACGTTCCCGAAGCCGACCTTCCATGGCGACACGATCCGCGTGCGCACGGAGATTCTTAACGCACGGCTCTCGAAGAGCCGCAATGACTCGGGCATCGTGACGTTCAAGCACGTCGCCCTGAATCAGCGTGACGAAATCGTCTGCGAAGCGGTGCGCGTCGGCCTGATGTTGGTACGCCCGGAGCAATAA
- a CDS encoding HpcH/HpaI aldolase/citrate lyase family protein — protein MKPIRSFLFVPGNKPSWMEKVIVAKADALILDLEDSVPAELKVEARDIVQSKLAWLAEQKQRVFVRINRSPHLYDFDDILAVVGPHVEGIVISKPCGPEDVDCVSMMLSEAEYRNGLPVGTTRVIPLLETARALQFAYEIAQRDRVAALCGATAKNADVARALGYVWSPGGRESLYFKSRAVMAARAAGKLPIGGVWQQVHDVEGLKKSAQRDRALGMTGELLLHPSNVAAVNEIYSPSAEEVAFYEGMIAALEKAEAEGRASTIYDGEHIDIAHVKTAREIIALARTFNS, from the coding sequence ATGAAACCCATTAGATCCTTCCTGTTCGTACCTGGGAATAAACCGAGCTGGATGGAGAAGGTGATCGTCGCCAAGGCCGACGCACTGATTCTCGATCTGGAAGACAGTGTGCCGGCGGAGTTGAAGGTGGAAGCGCGCGACATTGTTCAGTCGAAACTTGCATGGCTTGCAGAGCAAAAGCAGCGTGTGTTCGTGCGGATCAACCGCAGCCCGCACCTGTATGACTTCGACGACATCCTCGCCGTCGTCGGGCCGCACGTGGAAGGGATCGTGATCTCGAAACCTTGCGGACCGGAGGATGTGGACTGCGTGTCGATGATGCTGTCTGAGGCCGAATATCGCAACGGGCTGCCGGTCGGCACGACGCGCGTGATTCCGCTGCTGGAGACAGCCCGCGCACTGCAGTTCGCTTACGAGATCGCACAGCGAGACCGGGTTGCGGCACTGTGCGGTGCGACAGCAAAGAACGCCGACGTGGCCCGCGCGCTCGGCTATGTTTGGTCGCCGGGCGGACGAGAAAGCTTGTATTTCAAGTCGCGTGCCGTCATGGCCGCGCGCGCCGCCGGCAAGTTGCCCATTGGCGGTGTGTGGCAGCAGGTGCATGACGTCGAGGGTCTCAAGAAATCGGCGCAACGCGACCGTGCGCTGGGCATGACGGGCGAACTGCTGCTGCATCCGTCGAACGTGGCGGCCGTCAACGAAATCTACAGCCCTTCAGCCGAAGAGGTGGCCTTCTACGAGGGCATGATTGCCGCGCTCGAGAAGGCCGAGGCGGAAGGACGCGCTTCGACGATCTATGACGGCGAGCACATCGACATCGCCCATGTGAAAACCGCCCGGGAAATCATCGCACTGGCGCGGACCTTCAACAGTTGA
- a CDS encoding alpha/beta fold hydrolase has translation MEAGERLPGTPTPMHTWIGTDGVKLAGDSWGNPDGPLVVLLHGGGQTRHAWGGTGKRLGAAGYSAVAFDARGHGDSEWCPDGNYSQDAMVSDLNCVLTALGGQQAVLVGASMGGCTSLVAVGEDSVDARALILVDIVPHTEPAGVARIQAFMQQRPEGFGSLDEVADAITQYRPQQTRPQSLDGLAKNVRLGKDGKFRWHWDPRFIGNQHDRNRRHARLSACARRLTLPTLLVRGGNSDVVSEAGVEEFLGFCPRAEYVNVSEAGHMVAGDRNDAFGLAAIDFLLRHVRTGEMSAGSPA, from the coding sequence ATGGAAGCAGGAGAACGCCTTCCGGGAACACCGACCCCGATGCATACATGGATCGGCACGGATGGAGTCAAACTCGCCGGAGACTCCTGGGGCAATCCCGATGGGCCGCTTGTCGTCCTGTTGCACGGCGGCGGCCAAACCCGCCACGCATGGGGCGGGACCGGCAAGCGTCTTGGTGCGGCCGGCTATTCCGCTGTTGCCTTCGACGCGAGAGGTCACGGCGATTCCGAATGGTGCCCCGACGGGAACTACAGTCAGGACGCGATGGTGAGCGATCTGAATTGCGTCCTGACAGCGCTCGGCGGACAGCAGGCCGTGCTCGTCGGCGCGTCCATGGGCGGATGCACCAGCCTCGTCGCAGTGGGCGAGGACAGTGTTGACGCTCGCGCGCTGATCCTCGTCGACATCGTGCCGCACACCGAGCCCGCGGGCGTTGCCCGCATCCAGGCCTTCATGCAGCAGAGGCCAGAAGGTTTCGGATCACTCGATGAAGTAGCCGATGCGATCACACAGTACCGGCCGCAGCAGACGCGCCCGCAGAGTCTGGATGGCCTCGCCAAGAATGTGCGCCTCGGGAAGGACGGCAAATTCCGCTGGCATTGGGATCCTCGCTTCATCGGAAACCAGCACGACCGGAACCGTCGCCATGCGCGCCTGTCGGCGTGCGCGCGCCGCTTGACGCTACCTACGCTGCTGGTGCGCGGCGGCAATTCCGATGTAGTCAGCGAAGCGGGCGTCGAAGAATTTCTCGGTTTTTGTCCACGGGCCGAATACGTGAACGTGAGTGAGGCTGGCCATATGGTGGCCGGTGACCGCAACGATGCTTTCGGCCTCGCAGCGATCGATTTTCTGCTGCGTCATGTGCGAACCGGCGAAATGTCGGCCGGCTCGCCTGCCTGA
- a CDS encoding TetR/AcrR family transcriptional regulator: MRETLLQLAARSFVTQGYTATTMRSLADQAGIEAASIYYHFSSKEELVEVVVAHGGDSIVQHIREHLDALPPNASAETRFKAAVLGQMSALIKFGDYALAHGRLLAQLPDKAREGQVKRHEQNQRLWTQLLEGLRTEGMLRPDVDIALCRVFLLGCINSVQGWFNPRKGALDQVAEQICGMFFEGVKPAAKARKASRRPEAAASS, translated from the coding sequence ATGCGGGAGACCCTTTTGCAACTGGCCGCCCGCTCGTTCGTCACGCAAGGATACACCGCGACGACAATGCGTTCCCTCGCGGACCAGGCCGGCATTGAGGCTGCAAGCATCTACTACCATTTTTCTTCGAAAGAAGAACTGGTGGAGGTTGTCGTTGCACACGGCGGGGATAGCATCGTGCAGCATATCCGGGAACACCTGGACGCACTGCCGCCGAACGCCTCGGCGGAGACGCGGTTCAAGGCGGCGGTGCTTGGGCAGATGAGCGCGCTGATCAAGTTCGGCGACTATGCGCTGGCGCATGGAAGACTGCTCGCCCAATTGCCCGACAAGGCGCGCGAAGGCCAGGTGAAGCGTCATGAGCAGAATCAGAGGCTCTGGACTCAACTGCTCGAGGGTCTGAGGACGGAAGGCATGCTGCGTCCCGACGTCGATATCGCCTTGTGCCGTGTGTTCCTGCTCGGGTGCATCAATTCTGTGCAAGGCTGGTTCAATCCTCGAAAGGGCGCTCTGGATCAAGTCGCGGAGCAGATCTGCGGCATGTTTTTCGAAGGGGTCAAGCCGGCCGCGAAGGCACGCAAAGCATCTCGTCGTCCTGAGGCGGCTGCGTCGTCCTGA
- a CDS encoding MFS transporter: MRNPTHAAVPEHGRHEGPLTYRSAAAIHPDSAGSWYTLALLALSYSLAYIDRQLLNLLVDPIRHSLAISDTQLSLVQGIAFVSAYLLAAPIFGRLVDVTNRRNILVVGICLWSICTALCGRADTYLGLFVARFGVGASEACVFPVACSMIADLFSARRAPRALSIFLLGPLLGGGFSLLAGGLVIAFASNMRAQLPILAALATWQLAFVMIGLPGLLVAAILFVTVREPARSHTLKAAVDDRHYTVREAASFIWQRRGFYGRIYLGLGTLGIVLLGMPAWLPAYLIRVHGVAPAMVGFRFGLLVVTFGAAGVLIGPWIARAFEKRGYEDAALRVAGYSMIGIFIFCVAIPFAPGSVGALVASAGAVFFFSLPTGIMAAAMQLASPSRMRGAVGALYTFFGQLIGFGLGPTSIALVTDKVFHDPKALGYSIAIVCSIASLTAAWLMFTALPHYRRRLDEERSASAS; encoded by the coding sequence ATGAGAAATCCGACGCACGCTGCAGTGCCCGAACATGGCCGCCATGAAGGACCGCTAACGTATCGATCCGCCGCGGCGATCCATCCGGATAGCGCAGGATCGTGGTACACCCTCGCCCTTCTGGCCCTGTCATATTCGCTGGCTTACATCGATCGTCAGTTGCTGAATCTGCTCGTCGACCCGATCCGCCATTCGCTGGCAATCTCCGACACGCAATTGAGCCTTGTTCAAGGCATCGCCTTCGTCTCAGCCTACCTGCTGGCGGCACCAATATTCGGACGTCTCGTCGACGTCACCAACCGGCGCAACATTCTGGTGGTCGGCATCTGTCTGTGGAGCATCTGTACAGCGCTCTGCGGACGTGCGGATACCTATCTCGGACTGTTCGTCGCCCGCTTCGGCGTCGGCGCAAGCGAAGCTTGCGTCTTCCCGGTGGCCTGTTCGATGATTGCCGACCTGTTCAGCGCGCGACGCGCCCCTCGGGCACTGAGCATTTTCCTGCTCGGGCCTCTGCTGGGCGGCGGCTTCTCGCTCCTTGCGGGCGGTCTTGTCATTGCCTTTGCGAGCAATATGCGTGCGCAGCTCCCCATTCTGGCAGCGCTCGCCACATGGCAATTGGCCTTCGTGATGATCGGCCTGCCGGGGCTTCTGGTGGCGGCCATACTGTTCGTGACGGTACGCGAGCCGGCTCGCAGCCACACACTGAAAGCAGCGGTAGATGACCGGCATTACACGGTCCGTGAGGCTGCCTCGTTTATCTGGCAACGCCGAGGATTTTACGGTCGCATCTATCTCGGTCTCGGCACGCTCGGCATCGTACTGCTCGGCATGCCCGCCTGGCTCCCTGCCTACCTGATTCGCGTACACGGCGTCGCACCCGCAATGGTGGGTTTCCGCTTTGGGTTGCTGGTGGTCACGTTTGGTGCGGCCGGCGTACTCATTGGGCCCTGGATAGCACGGGCCTTTGAAAAGCGCGGGTACGAAGACGCAGCGTTGCGCGTAGCAGGTTATTCCATGATCGGCATATTCATTTTTTGTGTCGCCATTCCGTTCGCGCCGGGTTCGGTCGGAGCGCTCGTGGCCAGCGCAGGCGCGGTCTTCTTTTTCAGCCTGCCCACCGGCATCATGGCCGCGGCGATGCAACTTGCCTCGCCTAGCCGCATGCGCGGTGCAGTCGGCGCACTCTACACTTTCTTTGGGCAACTCATTGGCTTCGGCCTTGGACCGACCTCCATCGCGCTCGTCACCGATAAGGTGTTCCACGATCCCAAGGCGCTGGGCTATTCGATCGCCATCGTTTGCTCCATCGCTTCTTTGACGGCTGCGTGGCTGATGTTCACGGCGCTGCCGCACTACCGCAGAAGGCTCGATGAGGAGCGGTCGGCAAGCGCGTCCTGA
- a CDS encoding porin: MKKTTYSLVLLGTFSIANAYAEGSVSLYGVLDAGVNYISNDGGKANWTMTTGVLQGNRWGLKGIEDLGGGMRAIFQIENGFSLGSGALGQGGREFGRQAWVGVSSDRYGTVTLGRQYDSVVDYVQVLSSIVYTGLAHPFDNDNLDNDFRINNAIKYTSSNYGGFKFGGLYAFSNAPNGTEGSGFASNRTWSLGASYSGGALSLGAGYIHLNAPNSNTTGAVSGDYINVTNTSALHAAGLASAVLREDVWAAAANYQFSALKFGLVYSHSKFNSAQDSLKFDNYEANVSYQITPFALLSGSYCFTDGKLDSSGVEPKYHQVTLTGDYFLSKRTDVYLIGAYQRAAGGATVASIAPDTFGAGGSYAPDASTSKNQLLIRLGIRHKF; the protein is encoded by the coding sequence ATGAAAAAGACAACTTATTCATTAGTATTACTTGGTACATTTTCAATAGCCAATGCTTATGCGGAAGGCAGCGTGAGCTTGTACGGCGTCCTCGATGCCGGCGTGAACTACATCAGCAACGACGGCGGCAAGGCCAACTGGACCATGACCACGGGCGTGCTTCAGGGGAATCGCTGGGGCCTGAAAGGCATCGAAGACCTCGGCGGCGGTATGCGTGCGATTTTCCAGATCGAAAACGGCTTCTCTCTCGGCAGTGGCGCATTGGGACAAGGCGGCCGCGAATTCGGACGTCAGGCATGGGTCGGCGTGAGCAGCGACAGGTACGGCACGGTGACGCTGGGCCGCCAATATGATTCCGTGGTCGACTACGTTCAGGTACTGAGCAGCATCGTCTACACGGGTCTTGCACACCCCTTCGACAACGATAACCTGGACAACGACTTCCGCATCAACAACGCAATCAAATACACGAGCTCTAACTACGGCGGGTTCAAGTTCGGCGGCCTGTACGCGTTCAGCAACGCGCCAAACGGCACAGAAGGCTCCGGCTTCGCCAGCAACCGGACGTGGAGCCTCGGCGCCAGCTATTCGGGGGGAGCGCTCAGCCTTGGCGCGGGCTACATCCATCTGAACGCGCCGAACTCGAACACAACCGGGGCGGTTTCCGGGGACTACATCAACGTCACGAACACCTCGGCGCTACATGCAGCAGGACTGGCGTCGGCCGTGTTGCGCGAGGATGTCTGGGCCGCCGCCGCCAATTACCAGTTCAGCGCGTTGAAATTCGGCCTCGTGTACAGCCATTCGAAGTTCAATTCCGCACAGGACTCGCTGAAGTTCGATAACTACGAGGCCAACGTCAGCTATCAGATCACACCGTTCGCCCTACTTTCGGGCAGCTATTGCTTCACCGACGGAAAACTGGACTCGTCCGGCGTCGAGCCGAAATACCACCAGGTGACATTGACCGGCGACTACTTCCTGTCCAAGCGCACCGACGTCTATCTGATCGGCGCGTATCAGCGGGCAGCCGGCGGCGCGACTGTCGCGTCGATTGCGCCTGACACCTTCGGTGCCGGCGGCTCCTACGCGCCCGACGCGTCGACGAGCAAGAATCAATTGTTGATCCGGCTCGGTATCCGTCACAAGTTCTGA